A window from Actinomycetospora corticicola encodes these proteins:
- a CDS encoding WYL domain-containing protein has translation MLETSARLLRLLSLLQTRPEWSGPELAARLGISVRTVRRDVEKLRSLDYPVEVDLGPTGGYRLGAGAALPPLLLDDEEAVAVAVSLQTAGGAGIAGLSETAVGALVKLERILPERLRRRVSAIGVSTVAPLRALPSVEPATLVAVGGACRDRRVLELDYTAHDGAGSRRRVEPHHLVAWGRRWYLLAYDLGRDDWRTLRLDRIVPRVAPDGLATGPRFTPRDVPGGDPAEYVASKVRDVRPVRCRARVHAGVDEVRARIWTDQVGLDDLGDGTCRVRLAGDDVQGVAITLAALGLEFEVEEPAELGVALRGMGERCARAADSSARGVARRPS, from the coding sequence GTGCTCGAGACCTCCGCCCGGCTGCTGCGCCTGCTCTCGTTGCTCCAGACCCGCCCCGAGTGGTCCGGGCCCGAGCTGGCGGCCCGGCTGGGCATCTCGGTGCGCACCGTGCGCCGGGACGTGGAGAAGCTGCGCTCCCTCGACTACCCGGTCGAGGTGGACCTCGGTCCGACCGGCGGCTACCGCCTCGGCGCGGGAGCCGCGCTGCCGCCGTTGCTGCTCGACGACGAGGAGGCCGTCGCGGTCGCGGTGAGCCTGCAGACGGCGGGCGGGGCCGGGATCGCCGGTCTCTCCGAGACCGCGGTCGGGGCCCTCGTGAAGCTGGAGCGGATCCTGCCGGAGCGGTTGCGACGGCGGGTGTCGGCGATCGGGGTGTCCACGGTCGCGCCGCTGCGGGCACTGCCGTCGGTCGAACCGGCGACGCTCGTCGCGGTGGGCGGCGCCTGCCGGGACCGTCGGGTGCTCGAGCTCGACTACACCGCCCACGACGGCGCGGGGTCGAGGCGGCGGGTCGAGCCGCACCACCTGGTCGCCTGGGGTCGGCGCTGGTACCTGCTCGCCTACGACCTCGGCCGCGACGACTGGCGCACGCTGCGCCTCGACCGGATCGTGCCGCGGGTGGCACCGGACGGCCTCGCCACCGGACCGCGGTTCACCCCGCGCGATGTCCCGGGCGGGGACCCGGCGGAGTACGTCGCCTCCAAGGTCCGCGACGTCCGACCGGTGCGGTGCCGGGCCCGGGTGCACGCCGGGGTCGACGAGGTGCGGGCGCGGATCTGGACCGACCAGGTGGGGCTCGACGACCTCGGCGACGGCACCTGCCGCGTGCGTCTCGCCGGCGACGACGTGCAGGGCGTGGCGATCACGCTGGCCGCCCTGGGGCTGGAGTTCGAGGTCGAGGAGCCCGCCGAACTCGGCGTCGCGCTACGGGGGATGGGCGAGCGCTGCGCCCGCGCCGCAGATTCCTCGGCCCGGGGTGTTGCGCGGCGACCGAGTTAG
- a CDS encoding response regulator transcription factor: MRTVLICDDRRSVREGLTRVMSAVPGVQRIDCVATPEDLLARYARQPVDVVFIGTQRAVSAGAEATRRLVTAHHQANVIVFGAPDDAGSIASAIAGGARGYLRWDASRPELVAALASTTMGDVFPAQRQSAEPGAGVNLTEREMQVLRGMSQGKSNGQIGRELYLSEDTVKTHARRLFRKLSASDRAQAVAQGFRCGLVS, encoded by the coding sequence ATGAGGACGGTTCTGATCTGCGACGACCGGCGCAGTGTGCGTGAGGGCCTGACCCGCGTCATGTCGGCGGTGCCCGGCGTGCAGCGCATCGACTGTGTCGCCACCCCGGAGGACCTGCTCGCCCGGTACGCCCGGCAGCCGGTCGACGTCGTGTTCATCGGGACGCAGCGTGCGGTCAGCGCGGGCGCGGAGGCGACCCGCCGGCTCGTCACGGCGCACCACCAGGCCAACGTCATCGTCTTCGGTGCGCCCGACGACGCCGGCAGCATCGCCTCCGCGATCGCGGGCGGCGCCCGGGGCTACCTGCGCTGGGACGCCTCGCGGCCCGAGCTGGTCGCCGCCCTCGCGTCGACCACGATGGGTGACGTCTTCCCGGCCCAGCGCCAGTCGGCGGAGCCGGGTGCGGGCGTGAACCTCACCGAGCGCGAGATGCAGGTGCTCCGCGGGATGAGCCAGGGCAAGAGCAACGGTCAGATCGGGCGCGAGCTGTACCTGTCCGAGGACACCGTGAAGACGCACGCGCGTCGGCTGTTCCGCAAGCTGTCCGCCTCGGACCGGGCGCAGGCCGTGGCGCAGGGTTTCCGCTGCGGGCTCGTCAGCTGA
- the aroQ gene encoding type II 3-dehydroquinate dehydratase: MSQNREPQPPRRVLLLHGPNLNLLGRREPEIYGSETLADVDDRARALGTELGLTVDARQSNHEGVLVDAIHEAMTDFAAVVINPGAYTHTSVAIRDALAAIPGPIVEVHISNVHTREPFRHHSYVSPVATAVIAGAGTLGYDLALRFVATRI; encoded by the coding sequence ATGTCGCAGAATCGTGAACCACAGCCCCCGCGTCGGGTACTTCTCCTGCACGGGCCCAATCTCAACCTGCTCGGGCGACGCGAGCCGGAGATCTACGGCTCGGAGACCCTGGCCGACGTCGACGACCGGGCCCGCGCGCTCGGCACCGAGCTCGGGCTGACGGTGGACGCCCGCCAGAGCAACCACGAGGGCGTGCTGGTCGACGCGATCCACGAGGCGATGACCGACTTCGCCGCCGTCGTCATCAACCCCGGCGCGTACACGCACACCTCGGTCGCCATCCGGGACGCGCTCGCCGCGATCCCCGGGCCGATCGTCGAGGTGCACATCTCGAACGTGCACACCCGCGAGCCGTTCCGGCACCACTCCTACGTCTCGCCCGTGGCGACCGCGGTGATCGCCGGGGCGGGCACGCTCGGCTACGACCTGGCGCTGCGGTTCGTCGCGACCCGGATCTAG